The window taggtccaaattgaaaaagaaaatacaacaccaacgcgtgcatgctactggcactggaggagggcccacaccacaacgtctcatattaagtccattggaggagctgcttcgggcaaaattacttcccgtcgtcgtggaaggcttacctggtgaccgtgatataggaatttacccctcacaatttccaccaggtgagaaatattactgtactaggcgtgtcgttgcttacagttattttgcatagttacactgctttttatactgtcttcacaatataagcatacctgcatctatatatgtatatgtctgattctgtatatatatatatctcaaaatagacatatatgttgtagtcctactaaaagcagtaactaatatagcacgtgccattgcgtgctcatttacatgtgaattcccaaaatgcattgctgcagtggaagcaattgatggtgggcgaagatggggaacaacagggtagtacacatgtgtaacacatgttaatgagaaattattactagctacaggtacagaacagaaatatgtataatattattgtgtattttatttattttactccgacaaacatgacattactgcctattttaagcatgcatcaaatatattgcatgcaacggcctacaaacatcacttgcactaacacatctatagttgattatgaaaaggtccatttttgctttaagtcatatacagacagcataatgaggcacacgtatcatattttatgtcattgttttcataacttaaaaactgcacacgactatttagctcatctaccattgtgttaaagcagctgcaattaatatctcatcacagcatacacttcaacagagggggtggggttcagcacacacactaattacagcctcattttagggtcaacttagttcacaccattttcacctgtttcaagtaattgaaaggtgtggctgattaggctttttggggaagtgaataccgttcttacaacctgactagcacaactgaagttaatcacactcatttgaaagcttcactttagctactaaatgccccaacaactcattacttatcaaagcgtacgtcacacattagttcactcatatctatagttgaactactatcaacgacacattatcacacactgcatgtgttgtcttgttgagtcacagccacattcaggtgtgccacatcttatattaatgtaccacacatatcctctaccaaaaacaacactttttgcaatatgaccaccttcatgataaccattgtgaatggtcatctcatgatagttatgtacattatgatactgatatcactacacaacatatgatttttatgtacaaattttatctatttatcctcacgcattactgcagaaacatagtatgttttatgttagggaactcaaaagttctaagtacacaggcatgtacattgttactgcaccgacacactttattcgagcaaatacccggtatgtacctggcagatacctggaatgcgccgctcctcacctctgacaagccccgttgcatttgccttcccagcctgggttcatgcctggctgatgggcggctgatctgttaaatgataatgattaggatttaataggctgcaatgcttcgcgtgtctaccagatggcataaaatcatgaattgtaatgcagtatatatatatgtagtgtgcagtattgcagccaacgggaataaaatgcttcaatccctgccggaaaataactcaatgcactcgggcagaaaacagtcacaaacctcaatacacccgggtatatccgaattcgtgggactagccgagcttgaataaagtgtgtcgccagtgtattacaactatttatgttcactttcacacacacattttgggttaaggaaatgatgctgttaggtactcataaatacagaacatacaataactgtttgttcaatatttacacatgtaaatgtaaaacttatgttattgttatatatagttgcccctgaaggacatgtgtcacctgagactgaacaagtgtcttcacctgggtcagccagctcaacacacctagaaggtgagtgtatcagttggtggccatataatatgtgctcttctatatgttatgttgtcatgttcattatttgttttgcacatcttctttaaataggattacttagtgtcagtgaaaaggaagtgtaaggcaacttgtattgtgttagtgatgttaactatcatgtaggagttgtgagtttacagcaagttttcattcactcatatttcatactgagtccaaacattattcttaagtcaaggtagtttttaatgtgaggttataaaacgtatggaaacatgttagttgttacttatgacacagtacaattacatagtaacacagcagagattaacatgccatttaataatgtgtacatttatttgtagaacatgatgaagaggattttgatgatgatgatgatgatgatgatgccgccgccgccatagacacacaaatacaagcaagtgaccatgaagaggttccaattgaaactgttttaccgccaaaacgtccagcaaataccacatatgatgcaattgtagcttctgagggaaaaattgtggaagcagaaaatcgtcgccattctgacctgatgacagtgctggaaaggatgattgcactgcaggaagaaacagtttcacaattggcacatctccacagagtcttcattgaagtgcctaaacagttgcaaaaaatcaacacctcattcgaagcattagttgttcagcaaacacaagctaattactggagaatgactaatgtaccacagttcaacacctcccagccaggatctgttcatgcaggtcagttttcaccacattcatctgatattcattcaccaggcccaaatgttaccggtcaagtagcagacattgctgtgcaggttcctgatgacatcctaccgctgccatctgtacaaattcagcagcagacacctacaaaggaggcgacaaaaacaaaacaagacacacatgaaacagaccaaccatcacttgtgcagtgtctaccaacttgctcacatgtgtcagtgggcacaagccctgtccgtgaacagtcactacccaaaagccctgtaggtgaatcgctgcccaaaagccctgtaggtgaatcgctgcccaaaagccctgtaggtgaatcgctgcccaaaagccctgtaggtgagtcactggccacaagccctgtaggtgaacagtcactacccaaaagccctgtaggtgagtcactgcccaaaagccctgtaggtgaatcactgcccaaaagccctgtaggtgagtcactggccacaagccctgcccgtgaagtgccagaggccactcaaagtggctctgttgtgcctaaagttggtggcaaaagaaaaaggaaaattcaagagacaacaagcaggcctgttactcgctcgcaaaaggaacaaaaaaaataaatgttataattcagaaaatatgtctttggccttgttttgttgacttcagattatctaattactattgtatgtatgctgaagactgtgttgtttccaaactttcaagtatgttcttgtacacgtgaagttttggaaatgttaacactcctaattaatgaatagtgttataaatatttatgttttaatcgtctgttcagtaatggtccaccaggagccagttgctaagtttagagaagctgccattgacttagcagcaaaacattgcatttgggtgtgttaattgatgtaatcattgcatgtgcatattattttcatgcaattataaaagcacctatttaactgcaaacatctttcttgtacgtgtacagcaggattttgtgttaaatattacttacctttggtggccattgtaatgttgtcctttaatcatttatgtgttcttgtttcaagaacatctctgaattgatactaatatatatgtagtatgtattgatatatgcacacacacacacagacacacactgtgtgtgtgtgtgtgtgtatatatatagtactatctaaactggtatagatgtatttacaaaaaacatacacttcatgcttccttgtgaaaacacactattttaataatacaggcctaatgtttgacaactatactaagtgtgagcctctaacattattgggtgcaaacaaatgtttatgacttaattcactcatgtttatcaccatttaaataggtttcatacaaggcctacttactgccatcaatatgttgtgtgtactcctgcaatataaaaaaaaaaaaaaaaagatacattatatatatatatatatatatatatatatatatatatatatacatatacatatatacacacacacacacacacacacacactactgtatacatatagtacaatatacactttatatatatatatatatttttatgagagagatatatttatatatatatagatacacacgtatttaaactcatgcagacaggtagttaaccagactttcaaatacacacagaaaagtatgtggggaaaaaacatttcattttgcaggtgtgtgtatttactgatatggctgtctaagcactattttcacacagtgctctttgttatttttctagaaaactcaatgttactgaaataagtgtaggaatgttttcacaaacgagataaaataatgatacatgtttttcccacattcgcctatcactaaccacaaaacttaaaccaattaaaaggacacatccaattggcgtttgaaataaggagtaaaagtagttacttttgttgaccttgaaaacgaaacacaggattttgttagccattgagcagaatcattttgatgagcaaagaagacagaactgcacacatcttttgtgctactctgacatggctgatgaattcgttaacaatatgaatccccttttagggtataagtacatggtttcagaagcaattttaaacagtcgcggtcaaaaagcaagcacacgccaaatctatgatttgattcgagcaaaatatccttattaccaagaccgtaggcatgtgcggaattttaattcctcaataagattcactttatcaactaatgacttttttgaacgtgtgcaggataagctagaacacacctatggtttctggaagattgcaaaggaaaagcattttaccctgaaagagggcacatatattgttgtgaaaggcatatttattcctaatggatataagaaaaccaagcctgttggctgtagacacgaaactcctcacgttgtgcttaaagaaaagaaaaagcacaacacatagcgtaatactgtgactataaacggacaacacttaacaacatgtaacagctgaaaaataaattggtgaaatctcaatattaaaacatttaataacaattataaataatatatattacacacggacatttaataaacaaataatgcgataaaaatagaagcactctgcaccgccgatggagatagtagcaatgcctactcaccagatggaatgagtaagtaggcggtggataattttgagaattatccaccgcctacttactcattccatctggtgagtaggcattgctactatctccatcggcggtgcagagtgcttctatttttatcgcattatttgtttattaaatgtccgtgtgtaatatatattatttataattgttattaaatgttttaatattgagatttcaccaatttatttttcagctgttacatgttgttaagtgttgtccgtttatagtcacagtattacgctatgtgttgtgctttttcttttctttaagcacaacgtgaggagtttcgtgtctacagccaacaggcttggttttcttaTATCCTTTTGCAGTATATATCTTATTTGGCGCCAGTAGATACTTTCCCTTTCCATACTatagttctgaccagggggtcagttttttgtatctTGGGCAGCCCCTTATGCATGTTTGGTCATTTATACATAAGGTAATATATACTCTGTCATACTATTGTGGGTAGCGctgcctgttttgttgtttttatatttattcctaatgccaatagcaatggatccgctactactgttccgtgtgaatcgatacctgctgcaatatctgcaccctccattcctgaaacccacattgtacaacaacaaaagtactatgattatgtaccaagcctttcagctgaaaatgcattggaatgggaaccagaagaaatgaacctacctcccgaccaattgtttgaagaaagcagtggcgattcctatgagcgcttcatggaggagatgtgtgtcatactggattcagcgggtgggtcaagcgtggatgaaaatgccttgcatttctggagcgaccagttgcagccagacgaagagttaattctagaagaatggtaaatataacaaccgttatgcgttgactgtgcgtttaaatgttttttttttttgttgttgttttttaaccaccatttttcctttcaatgcgtggatacagcgtaacattgcagactgcataacatgtagcgatcacaaagaaattgttgccgaatacaatatagtataacctgaaagagtagtacacattgctgacggaataaatatacgtactttcctatccctttaaccatattagcaaaattttaacataactctaacacatacctgttttgttatcatgcaacatttaaaagcgggtccaccacgtatgacgtgggacccttgtcatggcccaaggcgtccttaaaaaggattacggatgtaagtcccgcccccaagcgacgtgcgcgcctcaaagcctattggctgtcatgttttgttatagtaacggtaactgcagtgtgtcatgtgtgcggctcagtgtttgtagctgtaaagtgggcgttagccgaatgttaattgagtgggaggagagttagcgtgcgtttcacgctggtttaacatgacgtcacacgtattgcatttgcgcattgtgttatcggccgtcctttctgtccaaacacgtctgtttaaaaagaatacagatgtactcgtttagaacgaatgtagtttcgtattcattgtatttgaaataaagattttatgtttaatggtattttcaagatgtattgaacgcacaacgtacgctttgttttgcgcatgcgctaacagttagtgcagccaagcgtgaagtgcgtgcgcacactaagatgtgcgcacacatttttcagtatacaggcaacgttcacatcatatacatagttatgcctgctacaaatttaaagaaacattacatactgatgtacacttgtagttctaacatataagtgagtgacgtgtgtatgtacacaatcatatagagctgtgtaatgcgttgtcacggatacatatatagtaaggtgccatatttgaccatcatgtgtttgctgtatttcagagatgtcggggaagatacaatcggatcaatgtatgatttcagaagagtctacctttatatgagatgattgtgaggaggagccaccgactactatactacatatggaactaattttatattgcttgcagcgcttattaacaaacaattaaaaatgtgatacccttatgcctatattgcataagcacttaattaacataatgatgttgcaaaatagtgcctcatgaatttttattgagtgttctttaatgactactatcattttatggcatggtgtgttttatatataacaaccattcccactctgctaacacatttgtgaattctattgtgtaatggaacgtatgactgtcgaaactatgtaacaataataataataataataataatatgagcatgttcatgtatagcgctgctagttgtacacagcgctttacagacacatttttcaggctgaggtccctggcccgtggaacttacaatttattttttgccgcctgaggcacaaggagataaagtgacttgcccaaggtcacaaggagccgacaccgggaattgaaccagactctcctgcttcaaaatctcagtgccagtgtgtgtctttactcactgagccactccttctcccaatgtaaaggacacttacaaccaactagccatttcttgttaaaaatctcttgttacatgggtatgttgataaaatgttttgggactgtagcaaataatgttattggccagatgttgtggtcccctacaatgcatgatgttctgattatgacatcaacatcatgtaatgaagtacgtttctgtgtatatttcattaacctaactaactatagtttactgtgtttattaaacgttctaaaaatacatagtatagtcaatatgatgatataagctaccataataaagctggtgttatcatttgtcggtgttatacatggatcctacacaaattgatacagacacaaacagttgtgttacaaagtgtgtctatgctaatgtgcacgtgattgacgttacaattgtgagaatacttgataattaacatcatgataatgatgaagtgacgtgatttatattccaaaaatattaccaacattgtcatattggtaaattataaatgctaaatgacagtaacattagcgacaaatttgtcttctctgttaacagtttaacacttggtacatgtaggacacatccacacacgtgtgacttatacatacacatgtcacaaatttaaattaatgttgactattaattcctagcattacaaaacaccaacattgctaaatataagatgtagtacgcattgttgtgattacaggcattcatgcatggagtgttatgatcagtcaatttcatccgcgatgaatgatctcccgtaagtaaacaaataagtacagttatccccttttctccaaacacctctatattacattaatggaatttataaggaaacatacataaaatgtgatgaaatgggagtaatcattttctaatacaatgcacatgaaagctcaagagtagctaaatgcatatacatgatacagaaagtacatatatgtaacatttgtgtttaaaccaatatgttgggtttttactacaaataattataggaagattgatgtaggcacatcttatgagagatgtcagcaaatatacataccatgatcagtcatactggagatatacctataatgcaaaggaacaatatataaattgcaaacattgacatgccatcttcagtaccgtaaacaacacagcaaagtgtgtatttggtgttaaatgtgcaacaccatgtatatttcatgacattcaaaatgtaaatcagcctggtgtacacatcatatggatgtacatgttacactgcaccaataacattgtatgtaagcatactagaagcatgaatgagtatgggcataatatgtgtattgtgttagcataaggaaccacacaatgctaaaatattagtgctttgttaccccagttgtattcacatacacacaactaaagtaaaattgaagagggattatataacctgtgcaacaataacataccggtgccacatccctttgtgcacacagcagagagaagaaaggtgtgcaaccatattcatctgtgtcctaccagaagggtatataaaaaaacattattgttaagataacataatgtaactatcaaagtataacttggaacatatatgtttttacttacaagaaaaaaatgaattgatgagattctggcgtgtctggccaccactggctgtttgttcattttcagcagctacatgggtgggatgctcgtctaccaaaggctcagctaggtctgattgtacattgtgcctgagtgcaacattgtgcaaaatgcaacaggcaaggataatatcagacactttttgaggcttgtatagaagagccccaccagttctgtccagacacctaaatctggtcttgagtaggccaaatgtcctctctataacagatcttgtagatatatgggctgcattgtacctctcctctgcttcagtttgagggtttagcactggagtcaagagccacggcctaattccgtatcctgagtcacctataataaatggagcacacataagctgacattagtga is drawn from Ascaphus truei isolate aAscTru1 chromosome 7, aAscTru1.hap1, whole genome shotgun sequence and contains these coding sequences:
- the LOC142499502 gene encoding uncharacterized protein LOC142499502, with product MWDTIVIGVNACGNHVRDKRNCHKRFDDIRSKLKKKIQHQRVHATGTGGGPTPQRLILSPLEELLRAKLLPVVVEGLPGDRDIGIYPSQFPPVAPEGHVSPETEQVSSPGSASSTHLEEHDEEDFDDDDDDDDAAAAIDTQIQASDHEEVPIETVLPPKRPANTTYDAIVASEGKIVEAENRRHSDLMTVLERMIALQEETVSQLAHLHRVFIEVPKQLQKINTSFEALVVQQTQANYWRMTNVPQFNTSQPGSVHAGQFSPHSSDIHSPGPNVTGQVADIAVQVPDDILPLPSVQIQQQTPTKEATKTKQDTHETDQPSLVQCLPTCSHVSVGTSPVREQSLPKSPVGESLPKSPVGESLPKSPVGESLPKSPVGESLATSPVGEQSLPKSPVGESLPKSPVGESLPKSPVGESLATSPAREVPEATQSGSVVPKVGGKRKRKIQETTSRPVTRSQKEQKK